In Flammeovirgaceae bacterium 311, one DNA window encodes the following:
- a CDS encoding Nucleoside H+ symporter (COG0477 Permeases of the major facilitator superfamily), with translation MFLEFFIWGAWFVTLGTFLGNNLQATGTQTAAAFSTQSFGAIIAPFIIGLIADKYFNAERILGFLHLLGAVLMYMMFRAEDFTQFYPFVFAYMVVFMPTLALVNSVSFNQMKDPAKEFSFIRVFGTLGWIIAGLAISYIFSWDNDTAREAGALRNTFMLAGIASAILGLFSFTLPATPPKIQKGEKLSVSEILGLDAIKLLKSKNYLIFFISSILICIPLAFYYQNANPFLAEVGMENPTGKMTVGQVSEVLFMLLLPVFFTRYGIKKTLLVGMLAWVVRYALFAFGDAGSGMYMLLIGIALHGICYDFFFVSGQIYTDSKAGPRYKSAAQGLITLATYGVGMLIGFWVAGMVYDSYTLADQTHEWRSIWLIPSGIALLVTILFVVFFKEEGVVVKEEVLVNA, from the coding sequence ATGTTCCTGGAGTTCTTTATTTGGGGAGCATGGTTCGTAACCTTAGGTACTTTTCTCGGAAATAATCTTCAGGCTACAGGCACACAGACTGCAGCAGCTTTTTCCACACAATCGTTCGGTGCCATCATTGCCCCTTTTATCATCGGGCTCATAGCAGATAAGTATTTTAATGCCGAAAGAATCCTGGGCTTTCTGCATCTGCTGGGTGCTGTATTGATGTATATGATGTTCAGGGCAGAAGATTTTACGCAGTTTTATCCCTTTGTATTTGCCTACATGGTGGTATTTATGCCCACCCTGGCACTGGTAAACTCTGTATCCTTTAACCAGATGAAAGATCCTGCTAAAGAGTTTTCTTTCATTCGCGTTTTTGGAACCCTTGGCTGGATCATCGCTGGCTTAGCGATAAGTTATATATTTAGCTGGGATAACGACACTGCACGGGAGGCAGGGGCACTTCGGAATACCTTTATGTTAGCAGGTATTGCCTCTGCTATTTTGGGATTGTTTAGTTTTACCCTACCCGCCACGCCTCCTAAAATCCAGAAAGGAGAAAAACTTAGTGTATCAGAAATACTGGGCCTGGATGCCATCAAGCTCCTGAAAAGTAAGAATTACCTGATTTTCTTTATCTCATCAATCCTCATCTGCATTCCGCTGGCTTTTTATTATCAAAATGCTAATCCTTTCCTTGCAGAGGTAGGTATGGAAAACCCAACAGGAAAAATGACCGTTGGCCAGGTTTCCGAAGTCTTATTTATGCTGCTGCTGCCGGTGTTCTTTACCAGGTACGGTATCAAGAAAACTTTGCTGGTAGGCATGCTGGCATGGGTGGTCCGTTATGCCCTCTTTGCCTTTGGCGACGCGGGTTCAGGCATGTACATGCTGCTGATTGGTATTGCCCTGCATGGTATCTGTTATGATTTCTTCTTTGTATCAGGCCAGATTTATACAGACTCCAAAGCCGGCCCAAGGTATAAAAGTGCTGCACAGGGCCTGATTACCCTGGCTACCTACGGGGTAGGCATGCTGATTGGCTTCTGGGTAGCGGGTATGGTCTATGATAGCTATACGCTGGCAGATCAAACCCACGAATGGAGATCCATCTGGCTGATTCCATCAGGGATTGCCCTGTTGGTAACTATTCTGTTTGTAGTATTCTTCAAGGAAGAGGGTGTAGTGGTTAAAGAGGAGGTTTTGGTAAACGCATAA
- a CDS encoding xylose isomerase domain-containing protein (COG3622 Hydroxypyruvate isomerase) — MRESRRTALKSLVAGTVTLAAAGIIPACAEQQQKNDEQLQPTEPEGLKNAINHSVCRWTYNEMSLEELCKTVKDIGFSAIDLVGPGEWEVLRKWGITSSMCNGAEINLEDGWNNKSNHATLIKNYTDMIPRVAQAGYKNLICFSGNRRGMSEEEGLNNSAEGLNQIMPLAKEHGVIIHMELLNSKVNHPDYMADHSAWGVELCKRLGTDNFKLLYDIYHMQVMEGDIISTIQKNHQYFGHYHTAGVPGRHEIDNSQELYYPAIMHAILATGFKGYVAQEFTPAKEDKVASLREAIRICDVTAADAAPAAAAKQG; from the coding sequence ATGAGAGAAAGCAGAAGAACAGCTTTAAAGAGCCTGGTTGCCGGTACTGTTACCCTGGCAGCTGCCGGAATAATACCAGCCTGTGCAGAACAACAGCAAAAAAATGATGAACAATTACAACCAACAGAACCAGAAGGTTTGAAAAACGCAATCAATCACTCCGTGTGTCGCTGGACTTACAACGAAATGTCGCTGGAGGAACTTTGCAAAACCGTAAAGGACATAGGCTTTTCTGCCATAGACCTGGTAGGACCAGGCGAATGGGAGGTGCTCAGGAAATGGGGGATTACCAGCTCTATGTGCAACGGGGCAGAGATCAATTTGGAAGACGGGTGGAACAATAAAAGCAACCATGCTACGCTTATAAAGAATTATACCGATATGATTCCGCGGGTGGCACAGGCAGGTTATAAGAACCTGATCTGCTTTAGCGGCAACCGCAGGGGTATGTCTGAGGAAGAAGGTTTGAATAATAGCGCAGAAGGCCTGAATCAAATCATGCCGCTCGCGAAGGAGCATGGTGTTATTATCCACATGGAGCTGCTCAACAGCAAGGTTAACCACCCCGACTATATGGCCGATCATTCGGCCTGGGGCGTTGAGCTCTGCAAACGATTGGGGACCGACAACTTTAAACTGCTGTACGATATCTACCATATGCAGGTAATGGAGGGAGACATCATCAGCACCATTCAGAAGAACCACCAGTACTTTGGCCATTACCATACGGCAGGGGTACCCGGAAGGCATGAGATTGATAACTCACAGGAGCTTTATTATCCTGCCATCATGCATGCCATTCTCGCAACCGGCTTCAAAGGCTATGTAGCACAGGAATTTACACCTGCAAAAGAAGATAAGGTTGCTTCGCTGCGGGAAGCAATTAGGATATGTGATGTAACGGCTGCTGATGCCGCACCGGCCGCCGCAGCTAAACAGGGATAG
- a CDS encoding choline dehydrogenase-like flavoprotein (COG2303 Choline dehydrogenase and related flavoproteins), translating to MAEQTYDAIVVGSGISGGWAAKELTERGLKVLMLERGRNIEHIKDYVAARKHPWDVPHRGQVTQEMLQAHPVLKRDYVLNELNLDYWVDEAESPYIEDKPFDWYRGYHVGGRSLMWGRQSYRLSDLDLEANAKEGIAIDWPIRYKDLAPWYSYVEKFAGISGNRDGIWHLPDGEFLPPMEMNCVEKDLAARIKDRYKGERHIIMGRVANLTAPIQERYQCQYRSKCWLGCPFGAYFSTQSSTLPAAMKTGNLTLRPWSIVTRVLYDKDTQKATGVEVLDGVDNTTIEFKSKVVFVCASALNSAWLLMNSATDVWPDGLGSSSGELGHNVMDHHFRAGAEGIAEGYEDKYYYGRRPTGIYIPRFRNLNGEQRNYVRGFGYQGAANRSNWKRDVAEMGIGADLKEELTEPGQWSMGINAFGEILPYHDNRIYLNKDVKDKWGLPVLAMDCEIKDNEKKMRVDMMNDAAEMLEAAGMKNVKTYDRGYTVGQGIHEMGTARMGRDPKTSVLNQYNQVWDAKNVYVTDGACMTSAGNQNPSLTYMALTARAAEHAVQELKKGNL from the coding sequence ATGGCTGAACAAACTTATGATGCAATAGTAGTGGGCTCTGGGATTAGTGGAGGTTGGGCCGCTAAAGAGTTAACTGAAAGAGGCTTAAAGGTGCTCATGCTGGAGCGGGGACGTAATATTGAACATATTAAAGATTATGTAGCTGCCAGAAAACACCCATGGGATGTGCCTCACAGAGGCCAGGTAACACAGGAAATGTTGCAGGCGCACCCGGTGCTGAAAAGAGATTATGTACTGAATGAATTAAACCTGGACTACTGGGTAGATGAGGCGGAAAGCCCTTATATAGAAGACAAGCCCTTTGACTGGTACCGGGGCTATCATGTGGGAGGCCGTTCGCTGATGTGGGGCCGCCAGAGCTACCGCCTGAGCGATCTGGATTTAGAAGCAAATGCCAAAGAAGGCATTGCCATCGACTGGCCAATTCGCTATAAAGATCTGGCACCCTGGTACAGCTACGTTGAAAAATTTGCGGGCATCAGCGGGAATAGGGATGGCATCTGGCATCTTCCCGATGGTGAGTTTCTGCCCCCCATGGAAATGAACTGCGTGGAGAAAGACCTGGCAGCCCGCATTAAAGACCGCTATAAAGGCGAGCGACACATCATCATGGGCCGTGTTGCTAATTTAACAGCACCAATCCAGGAGCGTTACCAGTGCCAGTACCGCAGTAAATGCTGGCTGGGGTGCCCGTTTGGCGCATACTTCAGCACTCAGTCGTCTACACTGCCGGCTGCCATGAAAACAGGTAATTTAACCCTGCGCCCCTGGTCTATTGTAACCCGGGTGCTGTACGATAAAGATACCCAAAAGGCAACCGGGGTAGAGGTGCTGGATGGCGTGGATAATACAACAATCGAATTCAAGTCTAAGGTAGTATTTGTCTGTGCTTCTGCGCTTAACTCGGCCTGGCTGCTGATGAATTCTGCCACTGACGTATGGCCCGATGGCCTGGGCAGCAGCTCCGGAGAGCTGGGGCATAACGTAATGGACCACCATTTCCGCGCAGGAGCAGAGGGCATTGCCGAAGGTTATGAGGATAAGTACTATTATGGCCGCCGCCCAACCGGCATTTACATACCGCGCTTCCGCAACCTTAATGGCGAGCAGCGTAATTATGTACGGGGCTTTGGCTACCAGGGGGCTGCTAACCGCAGCAACTGGAAACGCGATGTGGCAGAAATGGGCATTGGTGCAGATCTGAAGGAGGAGCTGACCGAGCCAGGGCAGTGGAGCATGGGCATTAATGCTTTTGGAGAAATACTGCCGTACCACGATAACCGGATTTACCTCAACAAAGATGTTAAAGACAAATGGGGGCTCCCTGTGCTGGCAATGGATTGCGAGATTAAGGATAATGAAAAAAAGATGCGGGTGGACATGATGAACGATGCTGCCGAAATGCTGGAAGCAGCGGGTATGAAGAATGTTAAAACCTACGACAGGGGCTATACGGTTGGCCAGGGCATTCATGAAATGGGTACGGCCCGTATGGGCAGAGATCCCAAAACCTCCGTACTGAACCAGTACAACCAGGTATGGGATGCCAAAAATGTTTATGTTACCGATGGAGCCTGCATGACCTCTGCGGGTAACCAGAACCCATCGCTCACCTACATGGCACTTACCGCCAGGGCAGCTGAGCATGCGGTGCAGGAGCTGAAAAAAGGAAATTTATAA
- a CDS encoding sugar phosphate isomerase/epimerase (COG1082 Sugar phosphate isomerases/epimerases) — translation MPNNRREFLRLSALLASGLVLPFYSCDSSSGGNDQQAAVDTTSTTANANTGTALQTFGIQLWTVKEDMAKDPRGTLQKLASYGYKQIESFEGDMGMFWGMSNTEFKKVMDDLGLTLVASHCNVTQDLDKKAQQAAEIDVKYLIRAYEGPQNSLDEWKKVAERYNQYGQTCQKHGIKFAYHNHDYTFKEVEGVVPQNLLVEQTDKDLVDFELDMYWVAAGGGNIEELLRNHSGRYKLGHVKDRMKGATDGDASTMIGEGTINYAPVLRTAQDNGMEYFFVEQERFDNTTPLESSQKNAEALKNLRF, via the coding sequence ATGCCTAACAACCGAAGAGAATTTTTGAGGCTAAGCGCCCTGCTGGCTTCAGGACTGGTATTACCGTTTTACTCCTGCGACTCATCCTCCGGCGGAAACGACCAACAGGCCGCTGTTGACACCACAAGCACAACAGCAAATGCCAATACCGGCACTGCGCTGCAAACTTTTGGTATTCAGCTGTGGACTGTGAAAGAGGACATGGCCAAAGACCCGAGGGGAACCCTCCAAAAGCTGGCTTCTTATGGCTATAAACAAATCGAAAGCTTTGAAGGAGATATGGGGATGTTCTGGGGCATGAGCAACACCGAATTTAAAAAGGTAATGGACGACCTGGGCTTAACCCTGGTGGCCAGTCATTGCAATGTTACGCAGGACCTGGATAAAAAGGCGCAGCAGGCTGCAGAAATTGATGTGAAGTACCTGATCCGTGCCTATGAAGGACCACAGAACAGCCTCGATGAATGGAAGAAAGTAGCAGAACGCTATAATCAGTATGGCCAAACCTGCCAGAAGCATGGCATAAAATTCGCTTACCATAACCACGATTATACCTTTAAGGAAGTGGAGGGAGTGGTACCGCAGAACCTGCTGGTAGAACAGACCGATAAAGATTTGGTTGATTTCGAACTCGACATGTACTGGGTAGCTGCTGGTGGCGGCAATATAGAAGAATTGCTTAGGAACCATTCCGGGCGCTACAAACTGGGTCACGTAAAAGACCGTATGAAGGGAGCTACCGACGGCGATGCTTCTACTATGATAGGTGAAGGAACCATCAACTATGCACCGGTTTTAAGAACTGCACAGGATAATGGCATGGAATACTTTTTTGTGGAACAGGAGCGCTTTGATAATACCACTCCTTTAGAAAGCAGCCAGAAAAATGCAGAGGCCTTAAAAAACCTTAGGTTTTAA
- a CDS encoding signal transduction histidine kinase (COG0784 FOG: CheY-like receiver), whose amino-acid sequence MTATNSINSGDVKQVAKILLVEDNRVSRLVAERLLKRWCYGAESAVNGQQAVSMAVVSQYALILMNLGLPDISGREAAAMIRQLSPLHKHTPIIAFSANLQALRVSGGPFTDSLQVPYMPEQLRGLLQLHISVQPGAESYHQLQAQQNNRLEIRLDVISGKDPVFRQQLIALYTKSCRELLSDLELGLLDNANYLDQVRHKHRSSLRLLELYSLEAALDNLQEVLGAAPSDQAILTFRKQAVAQQATAVIEGLSLQAA is encoded by the coding sequence TTGACAGCGACAAATTCCATAAATTCAGGCGATGTAAAGCAGGTAGCAAAGATTCTGCTGGTTGAAGACAACCGGGTGAGTCGTTTGGTAGCTGAGCGTTTGCTTAAACGCTGGTGTTATGGTGCAGAATCTGCTGTAAACGGACAACAGGCTGTTTCTATGGCTGTGGTTTCTCAATATGCACTCATCCTCATGAACCTGGGGCTGCCGGATATTAGTGGCAGGGAAGCTGCAGCTATGATCAGGCAACTGAGCCCTTTGCACAAGCATACACCCATTATAGCATTCTCGGCAAACCTGCAGGCATTAAGAGTGTCTGGTGGCCCGTTCACAGATAGCCTGCAGGTACCCTACATGCCCGAGCAGTTAAGAGGCCTGCTGCAACTGCACATTTCGGTACAACCCGGAGCCGAGTCCTATCATCAGCTGCAGGCTCAGCAAAATAACAGGCTGGAGATCCGGCTGGATGTTATTAGCGGAAAAGATCCCGTTTTCCGGCAGCAGTTAATAGCGCTTTATACAAAGAGCTGCAGAGAATTGCTGTCAGACCTGGAGCTGGGCCTGCTGGATAATGCAAATTATCTGGACCAGGTGCGGCACAAACACAGAAGCAGTTTACGATTGCTGGAGCTGTATTCGCTGGAAGCTGCGCTGGATAATCTGCAGGAAGTTCTGGGTGCTGCTCCATCTGACCAGGCCATTTTAACTTTTCGTAAACAAGCTGTTGCGCAGCAGGCTACCGCTGTAATAGAGGGCCTTAGCCTGCAGGCAGCCTGA
- a CDS encoding hypothetical protein (COG0583 Transcriptional regulator): MKHTFLSFALLLALSACQTPASEQTGAEPNASAEKLPAASYGQEITAEQAKPAHHVPALLQQHDSVYLTLTGTALSSCTKKGCWMTVDLGTGESMRVTFKDYGFFVPKDLKGEQVVMEGVLKRSVSSVDEQRHYAEDAGKTAAEIAAIQQPDTAYTFEAVGVLIRPEQQKR, from the coding sequence ATGAAACATACTTTTTTAAGCTTTGCGCTGCTGCTGGCATTATCAGCCTGCCAAACCCCCGCTTCAGAGCAAACGGGTGCTGAACCAAATGCATCAGCGGAAAAGCTTCCTGCTGCCAGCTATGGACAGGAAATTACTGCAGAGCAGGCAAAGCCAGCCCACCACGTGCCGGCCCTTTTGCAGCAGCATGATTCTGTATACCTTACCCTTACAGGAACAGCCCTAAGCAGTTGTACTAAAAAAGGTTGCTGGATGACGGTAGACCTGGGCACCGGAGAAAGTATGCGGGTAACCTTCAAGGACTATGGTTTCTTTGTTCCAAAAGACCTTAAGGGGGAGCAGGTGGTGATGGAAGGTGTGCTGAAAAGAAGTGTTAGCAGTGTGGATGAACAGCGCCACTATGCAGAAGATGCCGGGAAGACGGCTGCAGAAATTGCCGCCATACAACAGCCTGATACTGCTTATACTTTTGAAGCCGTTGGTGTGCTGATCCGTCCAGAGCAGCAAAAGCGGTAG
- a CDS encoding peptidase S45 penicillin amidase (COG2366 Protein related to penicillin acylase), with protein MKLLLTFISTVLLVLALDNRLGQLPPLGRFLDPINGFYQNAVSPATTADSASFDFALLQQKARVHFDEFMIPHIEAATAHDLYFLQGYVTARHRLWQMEIQTHFAAGRLTEIMGENMLQTDRLTRRKGLPSGANAALAAMMQDPASAEAVQAYAGGVNAYIASLKYRNLPFEYKLLDYTPEEWTPLKSALLLMYMAEDLSGYEVDLENTNLLQLLGQENFNLLYPDQLPGSDPVIPAGTPWNFRAENLKTPPVNYPEHYISDTLPKPNPANGSNNWAVSGSKTRSGNPILCNDPHLSLNLPSIWYSVQLKSPEQNVYGVTLPGAPGIIIGFNDSIAWGVTNAARDVRDWYRIQFRNENRAEYSYDGGWRKAEKKVEKFILRKGWFWESKDPFMDTIVYTHHGPVVYDENFPQKEGAQSFAMRWVAHEPGNSLKAFLLLNKARNLEDYVEALNHYKSPGQNFVFASASGNIAMKVQGNYPAKWQHQGRFLMEGNRSEYEWQGYIPAEQNAFVVNPERGFVSSANQIPVDSTYPYYVYDQSYEHYRNRRINKVLQELDSITVNDMMRLQNDNYHLRAAETLPWMLNKLNTNLLKPDERQVLKQLQEWDYQATAAQTAPSVYHLWWNKLRDLTFDELDSLDIPIIKPSDAATAYFLMNHPDHPLIDIARTSEKENLRNLLLLSYREMVKELQEWEQTEGKTASWGNYKNSSVRHLTGQEALSHVGMQINGGRGIVNANSGRHGASWRMVVELGNPVQAWGVYPGGQSGNPGSPHYDDLLETWRQGEYNRLYFITPATPFRDKIMFTHTFLPAAKER; from the coding sequence ATGAAGCTCCTGCTCACTTTTATAAGTACGGTACTTTTAGTTTTAGCACTGGATAACCGCCTGGGACAACTTCCTCCTTTGGGTCGTTTCCTAGATCCTATAAACGGGTTTTATCAAAATGCGGTTTCTCCTGCCACCACTGCCGATTCTGCCAGTTTCGATTTTGCACTGCTGCAGCAAAAAGCCAGGGTTCATTTCGATGAGTTCATGATTCCCCACATAGAAGCTGCCACAGCCCATGATCTGTACTTTTTACAGGGCTATGTTACCGCCAGGCACAGACTATGGCAAATGGAGATCCAAACCCATTTTGCAGCAGGCAGACTTACTGAAATAATGGGTGAAAACATGCTGCAAACCGACCGCCTTACCCGCCGCAAAGGTTTGCCCTCAGGTGCTAATGCTGCACTGGCAGCCATGATGCAAGATCCAGCCTCGGCCGAAGCCGTTCAAGCCTATGCCGGGGGTGTTAACGCATATATTGCCAGCCTGAAGTACCGTAATCTGCCTTTTGAGTACAAGCTACTGGATTACACCCCAGAGGAATGGACACCGCTAAAATCTGCACTCCTGCTGATGTACATGGCGGAAGACCTCTCTGGTTACGAGGTAGACCTTGAGAATACAAACCTGCTGCAGCTCCTGGGTCAGGAAAACTTTAATTTGCTGTATCCCGACCAGCTTCCGGGTAGCGACCCCGTTATCCCTGCCGGTACTCCCTGGAATTTCAGGGCAGAGAATTTAAAAACACCGCCTGTAAATTACCCGGAACATTATATAAGCGATACACTGCCAAAGCCAAACCCTGCAAATGGTAGTAACAACTGGGCCGTAAGCGGCAGCAAAACCAGGAGTGGCAATCCTATTTTATGCAACGATCCGCACCTTTCGCTCAACCTGCCTTCCATCTGGTATTCTGTTCAGCTAAAGAGCCCCGAACAGAATGTGTATGGCGTGACCCTACCCGGTGCTCCCGGCATTATTATAGGCTTTAACGACAGTATTGCCTGGGGTGTAACCAATGCTGCCAGAGATGTGCGGGATTGGTACCGCATTCAGTTCAGAAATGAGAATCGCGCGGAGTACAGCTATGACGGCGGGTGGAGAAAAGCAGAGAAAAAGGTAGAGAAATTTATTTTGCGCAAAGGCTGGTTCTGGGAATCGAAAGACCCCTTTATGGATACCATTGTATACACCCATCACGGCCCTGTGGTATACGACGAAAACTTTCCACAAAAAGAGGGAGCGCAAAGCTTTGCCATGCGGTGGGTAGCACATGAGCCAGGTAACAGCCTGAAGGCATTCCTGTTGCTGAACAAGGCCCGGAATCTGGAGGATTATGTAGAAGCACTCAACCATTACAAATCTCCCGGACAGAATTTTGTATTTGCCTCCGCCAGTGGCAACATTGCCATGAAAGTGCAAGGAAATTACCCCGCAAAATGGCAGCACCAGGGCCGTTTCCTGATGGAGGGTAACAGGTCTGAATACGAATGGCAGGGCTACATTCCTGCAGAACAAAATGCCTTTGTAGTGAACCCCGAAAGAGGCTTTGTAAGCTCTGCCAACCAGATACCTGTAGACAGCACCTACCCCTACTATGTATATGACCAGAGCTACGAACATTACCGGAATCGGCGCATCAATAAGGTACTGCAGGAGCTGGACAGCATAACGGTAAACGATATGATGCGGCTGCAAAATGATAATTACCACCTCAGGGCTGCCGAAACCCTGCCCTGGATGCTGAATAAGCTGAACACAAACTTATTGAAACCAGATGAACGCCAGGTGCTGAAGCAGCTGCAGGAGTGGGATTACCAGGCTACAGCAGCACAAACAGCTCCCAGCGTCTATCATCTCTGGTGGAATAAACTGCGTGACCTTACTTTTGATGAACTTGATTCGCTGGATATTCCCATTATTAAACCCTCTGATGCAGCCACTGCCTATTTCCTGATGAACCACCCCGATCATCCGCTCATAGACATTGCCCGTACTTCGGAAAAAGAGAACCTTCGTAACCTGCTCCTCCTCTCCTACCGGGAAATGGTGAAGGAACTGCAGGAGTGGGAACAGACAGAGGGTAAAACCGCCAGCTGGGGCAACTACAAGAACAGCAGCGTACGCCACCTTACCGGCCAGGAAGCGCTAAGCCATGTGGGGATGCAGATTAACGGCGGCAGGGGTATTGTAAATGCAAACAGTGGCCGCCATGGTGCCTCCTGGCGTATGGTAGTTGAGTTGGGCAATCCGGTACAGGCCTGGGGGGTGTATCCGGGAGGCCAGTCTGGCAACCCCGGCAGCCCCCACTACGATGATCTGCTGGAAACCTGGCGGCAGGGCGAATACAACAGGTTATATTTTATAACGCCTGCCACACCTTTCAGGGACAAAATTATGTTTACTCACACCTTTTTACCAGCCGCAAAAGAAAGATGA
- a CDS encoding putative amidohydrolase (COG1748 Saccharopine dehydrogenase and related proteins), with product MNMVYAKVGGAWTKKELTNLLKVFREGQICIEDRGKLVAAALSIIVDYSNFGDQHTYDQITNYGKFDTHDSEGDTLYGTDVFVHPDYRGMRLGRRLYDARKELCENLNLRAIIAGGRIPGYANYHKKLTPKQYIEKVRKKEIYDPVLSFQLANEFHVRKVMTRYMPDDKASKAYATLLEWINVYYEEEEKAFGRRKSLVRAGLVQWQMRRVRSVEDMLQQVEFFVDTVSSYNADFVMFPEFFNAPLMALFNEVNAPDAVRLLSDFTERIRDEMLNMAVSYNINIICGSMPMYSDGELYNVSYLARRDGTMDMQYKLHITPDEFSFWGMQGGDQLSVFETDAGRIGILICYDVEFPELSRILAEQNMDILFVPYWTDTKNAYLRVRRCAQARAIENECYVAITGSVGNLPRVENMDIQYSQSAVFSPSDFSFPHDAVVAEATPNTETTLIVDLDLDLLKKLRTQGSVRNLQQRRLDLYSIKWKLLRK from the coding sequence ATGAACATGGTCTACGCCAAAGTAGGTGGCGCCTGGACCAAAAAAGAACTTACTAACCTGCTGAAGGTTTTTCGCGAAGGCCAGATCTGTATTGAGGACCGGGGTAAGCTGGTAGCTGCTGCCCTTTCCATTATTGTAGATTATTCAAATTTTGGCGATCAACATACCTACGACCAGATTACCAACTACGGCAAGTTTGATACCCATGATTCTGAGGGCGATACGCTCTACGGCACCGATGTATTTGTGCACCCTGATTACAGGGGTATGCGCCTGGGCCGCCGCCTTTACGATGCGCGCAAGGAGCTTTGCGAAAACCTGAACCTGCGTGCCATCATTGCCGGTGGGCGTATACCAGGTTATGCCAATTATCATAAAAAGCTAACCCCGAAGCAGTACATCGAGAAAGTACGCAAAAAGGAAATTTACGACCCGGTGTTAAGCTTTCAGCTGGCCAACGAATTTCACGTGCGTAAGGTCATGACCCGCTACATGCCCGATGATAAGGCCAGCAAGGCCTATGCAACGCTGCTGGAGTGGATCAATGTTTATTACGAGGAAGAAGAAAAAGCCTTTGGCCGCCGTAAATCGCTGGTGCGGGCTGGCCTGGTGCAGTGGCAGATGCGCCGTGTGCGCTCCGTAGAAGATATGCTGCAGCAGGTAGAGTTCTTTGTGGATACGGTTAGTAGCTACAATGCCGACTTCGTGATGTTCCCGGAATTCTTCAATGCGCCGCTGATGGCGCTGTTCAATGAGGTGAATGCACCGGATGCTGTTCGTTTGCTCTCTGATTTTACAGAGCGTATCCGCGACGAAATGCTCAACATGGCGGTAAGCTACAACATCAACATTATTTGCGGCTCCATGCCCATGTATAGCGATGGTGAGCTTTACAACGTATCTTACCTGGCCCGCCGCGATGGTACCATGGATATGCAGTACAAGCTGCACATTACACCCGATGAGTTTAGCTTCTGGGGGATGCAGGGTGGCGATCAGCTTAGTGTGTTTGAAACAGACGCCGGCCGCATTGGTATCCTGATCTGCTATGATGTGGAATTCCCTGAGCTGAGCCGTATCCTGGCCGAGCAAAACATGGACATCCTCTTTGTGCCTTACTGGACTGATACCAAAAATGCTTATTTGCGGGTGCGTCGCTGTGCACAGGCACGTGCCATCGAAAATGAGTGCTATGTAGCCATTACCGGTAGTGTGGGAAACCTGCCAAGGGTAGAGAATATGGACATTCAGTACTCGCAGTCGGCAGTGTTTTCACCCTCAGACTTTTCGTTTCCGCACGATGCTGTTGTGGCCGAAGCAACCCCTAATACCGAAACCACACTGATCGTAGACCTTGACCTCGACCTGCTCAAGAAGCTTCGTACCCAGGGCAGTGTGCGAAACCTGCAGCAGCGCAGGCTCGATCTGTATTCCATTAAGTGGAAACTTCTGCGAAAATAA
- a CDS encoding 3-deoxy-D-manno-octulosonate 8-phosphate phosphatase (COG1778 Low specificity phosphatase (HAD superfamily)), which produces MQTLLQAYPKDVIARAGRIKAIITDVDGVLTAGSIIYDNSGNEYKIFNVKDGQIMKLLKWAGIFTGAITGRSSQVVKNRMTELDFDVHYHGIKDKVSQYRAILEEHGFKDEEVAFMGDDIIDIPILEQCGLAVCPADAKPYVRAHAHLVTYSIGGGGVFREVGDLVMAAKGIFEEAIEQYLQFDREKSSKNV; this is translated from the coding sequence ATGCAGACACTTCTTCAGGCTTATCCCAAAGATGTAATAGCGCGTGCGGGCCGTATCAAAGCCATCATCACCGATGTGGATGGTGTGCTAACGGCGGGCAGCATTATTTACGACAACAGCGGCAATGAATACAAGATCTTCAATGTAAAAGACGGCCAGATCATGAAACTGCTCAAGTGGGCCGGCATTTTTACAGGCGCTATTACCGGCCGTTCTTCACAAGTGGTGAAGAACCGCATGACAGAGCTTGACTTTGATGTACATTACCACGGTATCAAGGATAAGGTAAGCCAGTACAGAGCCATTCTGGAGGAACATGGTTTCAAAGATGAAGAAGTGGCTTTTATGGGCGACGACATCATTGATATTCCCATCCTGGAGCAATGCGGCCTTGCGGTATGCCCCGCAGATGCCAAACCGTATGTGCGGGCACATGCCCACCTGGTGACTTACAGTATCGGGGGCGGCGGTGTTTTTCGCGAGGTTGGTGATCTGGTAATGGCGGCCAAAGGTATTTTTGAAGAAGCCATCGAGCAATATCTGCAGTTCGATAGGGAAAAAAGTAGTAAAAACGTGTAA